ATCGTGTTGCAAGGCGTATGGAAGGGAAAGCGGTCGGGATTGCTTTAGCTGGCGGTGGCGCGAAAGGTTTTGCGCATTTAGGTTTTTTGCATAGCATTCGCGATCAAGGGATTCCGATAGATCTTATCGGCGGAACGAGCGCAGGTTCGATTATGGCGGGTCTATTTGCCATGGGTTATGATTTTCCGGAAATACTTCGTTTAATAAAAAAAGTTTGGATTGATTCCAAGTTAACAAGGGATTATACGATTCCTTTCGTTTCACTTTTAAAGGGTTCGCGTTATTCGAAAGCCATTAAGGACTTTTTCGGCGATAGAAAGATCGAAACATTATGGATTCCTTTCTTAGCGGTGGCTTGTAATTTAACAAAGTCCGAACCGAAAGTATTCGATCAGGGCGAACTCTGGAAGGCGATACGAGCGAGCACTTCTATTCCGGGTATTTTTCCTCCGTTTTACGACGAGGGATCGCTTTATGTGGATGGGGGTTTATGGGATAATCTTCCTGGACTTTTACTAAGGGAAAAAGGTGCAGATATATTGATATCGGTAGATTTGGGAGCGGGTTCTCAACCTGCAAAAGATCAAGCCTACGGTTCGCTAGTGGAAGGACGTTTTCCGGGCGCAGCTCCTTCTCCTTGGAAACTTATTATGAACAATTTATTGCCTAAGGAGCAAAGATTGGATTTTCCTCATATTGGAGAGATATTTATGCGTTCGATGCTGATTTCCAGCCAAAATTCCCTGAAAAAGACCAGGGAATCTTCGGATATTTTCGTTGAAATTCCTGCTCGAGATTTTTCAACCTTCGATTGGAATGAATATCTACGATTATACGATCTCGGTTACGAGTCTTCTCAGTCGAAAGCGAAAGAATGGGCAAAAATCATTCAGGATAAGATCTATTCGAAATAGCTATTTTTTGCCCAATATCCAATATAACATTCAAAATGATCATTTATCCGGAAATATCTTTCCATTCAAACCGCTAAATCTAAAGAACTAATAAATGAATCTTTCGTAAAGAAGAAAGGGTATTTTAAAAGTTCATGCTATACTTTCGGATTAGAAGTGTTATTCTAAAATAACAGTTGCGTTCGAGGCCGGAAAAGACGCGGAGAAACCTTCAGTTTCGGTTTTTTTTGAAATTTTTCGTCCTATAACGAAGTCGGCAATATGAATTATCCGCTTTAGAGAAGTAGGCGTACGCAATTAAGGAAACTCTATTTTTTCTCGACTTTGAATTATTCATTATGCGCAATACGTAATATTTTGATAACCTGTTCGGGTTCAGCGGAGAGTCGAGAATGATTGAGCGAAAAACGTCGGATCCGATTGATATCTTTGGATCCATCGCGTTACTCTATGTTTTGAGTGCGGTCTAAAATATGAGCCTAAGCTTGATGCGTAAATTGATTCTATTAATTGAAAACGAAGAAGCAGGGGTTCCTCCACTTCACGATTTACTGACTCAATCCGACCAGGATGAAATTTTTTCAGTCCAAACCGTTACGACCGAAACGGCAATCGGGCAGATAAAATCCTTAAATTACGATCTCCTTATAGTCGACTATCGTTCCATTTTTCCTAACAACCTTAATCTAATAGAAGAACATAAAGTATCTAATGCCGCAACGCCGTTTATTATCATTAATAAAGCGATTGATTCCGACGCCAAGTTGCGATCTTTCGAGGCAGGGGCTTCCTATTACATTGATAAAACTAATATCAATCCTTCCTTTTTAAAGGAAGCAATTCGAACCTGTTTGGAAAAAAAAGAGTTTGGGAATATCTTTGGGGAAGATTCTCTCAAGCTTAAAGAAATCATTCGACTGAATATAGAAATAGCTACGACAGAGTTAGATACGGAGGAACTTCCGGACTTTATCGCAGAAAAGATCGGTCGTTTTGTGGAATGTGACGGCGTTTCGGTAGGTAAAAAGGAAGGACAGGAATTCGTCTATAAGGGGACTTATGGCAAGTTAGTTTATCCGAAAGGGCTTCGAATTCGGACGGAACGCGGTTTTTCAGGTCAAGCGATCGGCAATAAAAGAATTTTGTTTCACGGCCAATTGAGTTCGCTTTCAGGCGAAGTCGGCGACGATTATTCTTTGAACGGTAAGATAGGTAGCGGAGTCGCAATCCCGCTTTTCTTCGCGGACGAACCTGTCGGAATCATAAATGTGTTTTCGGAAAGACACGATTCGTTTGAAAGAGGAATTGAGAGATCCTTGGAGTTGCTTTCCGTGATGCTGGGATCCATCCTTTACAAAAAAAACGTAGAGCATGAACTTCGTTCCGGCAGAAATATGCTGAAAAACGCTTTAAAAATCGCTAATCTTGGCAGTTGGGAATGGAACGTAATCGAAAATAAAATCACTTGGTCTGACGAAGTCTATTCGATATTCGGAATTTCCAAGAATGAGATTCAAATATCAGTCGACGGATTCTTTTCATTCGTCCATCCGGACGATGAAGCAAGAGTTCGGAGATTCGGAGAGGAATTACTCGAATACGGGGCCGTAACTGAAATCGATCATAGAATCGTAAGACCCGACGGGGAAATTCGCTCCGTTGTGGAAAGGGCCGAATTGATACGTAATTCAAAGGGAGAGCCCACCTTCATAATCGGTACTGTTCAGGATGTTACCGAAAAAAAACGATCCGAAGAAAACCTAAGATTGCTACAAATTGCTATTGAAAAATCCACGGATATCTTTCTAATCACCGAGTCGGAACCGATCGCCGATCCAGGACCTAAAATCGTGTATGTAAACGAAGCGTTTGAAAAACTTACCGGTTATACTAGGGAAGAGGTGATCGGCAGGACTCCCAAAATATTACGCGGACCGAAATCGGATCTGAAAATCCAAGCAAAGATAGAAGAGTCTATGTCTCAATGGAAACAGATTCGAGAAGAAACATTGAATCATCGAAAAGACGGGACGGAGTTTTGGACGGAACTGGATATGTTTCCGATAAGCGACTCTACCGGACGATATACTCATTGGATTTCCATTCATCGGGACGTGACGGAAAGGAAACAAACCGAAGAGCGGTTGATGCAATCGCAAAAAATGGAGGCCGTCGGGCAGCTTGCAGGCGGACTTGCTCATGATTTTAATAATTTATTAAACGTCATACTCGCGAATCTTGATCTTCTCGAACTTAAATTAAAAGAGTCGCCGGATTTACTGAAGCGCGTGACCTCGGCTCAAGATGCCGTGCAACGTGGGGTCGAAGTAAACCGAAGATTATTATCCTTTTCGAGAAAGCAACCTATCAATCCGGAAATCGCCGATGTGAATCAGCTGCTTCGCGATTTTTCGCCGATTCTCGAAAAGATACGAACCGATAAAGTCGGCGTCGAGTTGGAAATATCGAACGAGTCCTTGATTTGCGAGATCGAAAAAAGTGGATTGGAAAACGCTCTTTTGAATCTAACGATCAATGCTCGGGATGCGATGCCTGAGGGCGGAACGATTCGGATTTCTTCGGGATTATTAAAGAATGCAGAGTCGGAAGGAGTTCGAATATCAGGATTGGAGCAAGCAGATTACTGTTTAGTTACGGTAACGGATTCGGGGATCGGGATGGATGAACCGATAAAGGCCCGAATATTCGAGCCGTTTTTTTCAACTAAAGGCGCTGGAAAGGGAACCGGATTAGGCTTGTCAATGGTTTACGGTTTCGTAAAACAATCAAAAGGATTTGTTAAAGTGATTTCAGTTCCCGGTCACGGAACAAGCTTTCTTATTTTCCTGCCCATACTTAGCCCCGATCATTCAGTCCCGGCTGATGAGGGAGCAATACTTCCATGAATAACCTCAGAGCTAAAAAACTTCTGATCCTGGATGATGAAGAAGAAATTACGAAAATTTTAGGTGAAATTGCGGAAGATTGCGGTTTTAACGTAGCGCTTACTTATGATGCTCCGGACTTTCTTACTAAGCTCGACGATTCTTTCGACTGCATCATCCTAGATTTGATGATTCCTGGAATGGACGGCGTGGATGTAATTCGCGCGTTGTCCGAAAAAGAGGTGGATCCGGATGTTGTTTTAATTTCTGGAGCGGACCGTCGAACTTTGCATAGCGCTCAAACATTAGCGGGGGAATATGGATTGCGAATTTATTCGGTCATGGAAAAGCCGATTCGTATAGCCGACATGAGATCTCTGCTCCAAGATTTATTCGAAAAATCTGATAGAGTTCCGCGTTCAAAGAAGTCAATTATAGGAAATTCCAGGCTTTCCTTTAAATCGGAGGAACTCTACCATGCGGTGCAATCCGATCAATTTGTTTTGCATTATCAACCAAAAATCGACCTGAAGACCGGCAAGGTAGAAGGCTTCGAGTCGCTCGTTCGTTGGAGCCATCCGGAGTTCGGATTGCTGTATCCCGATTCGTTTCTGCCAAACATGGAAAAGGAAGCGAAAATCCTCAACTTAATGACCGACAAAATAATAGATATCGCGTTGGCAGAATGCGCCAAATGGAAATCTATGGGAAAAGAATTGAGAATGGCGGTTAACGTCTCTCCGGTAACGTTGACGGAGTTGGATTTTCCGGAAAGAATTTACGCAAAAGTAAAAGAAAGCGGAATATCCCAAAGTAATTTTCAAATGGAAGTGACCGAGACAAGTTTTTTGGAAAACATTCGATTTACTCAGGATATCTTAACTCGTCTCAGGATTCGGGGCATAGGTCTGTCCATTGACGACTTTGGAACCGGCTATTCTTCATTAAAGCAATTGCATAGATTCCCGTTTACGGAGTTAAAGATCGATAAGTCTTTCGTAATGGATTCCCCGCAAGATAGGGAGTCTTTGTTTATTTGCCAGGCCTCGATTGATCTTGGTCATAAACTTGGAATGACTGTAGTAGCGGAAGGGATAGAAACGCCCGAAGTCGAAAAGCTGATGAAAGACGCCGGCTGCGATATAGGACAAGGATATTATTATTCCAGGCCGATTCCTCCGGAACGGATTCCTGAACTTTTAGAGAATTTTGGTTGAACCTCGCTTGGTCGGAATTTTACGGACCGTCTTAGGGAGTCGAATAATCACCGATTTCTTAGAACGATTGCCGCCGTTTAAAAACGTTAAGTAAAAAAATATCCAAAGAATTTTTGCTCCGGCGCGTAAGCTACCGATCAGAGTCCCGCTGATTTTCGATTTACCTCCTTTTCTCCGTTCGTAGCGGACGGGAACCTCAACGATTCGAAACCCTTTTCGAACGGCTTTGATTTGCATCTCCAGATTCCACCCCCATGTCTTATCCTTCTGTCCTAATGATAGGAACGAATTCCAACGTAAGACTCTAAACGGACCTAAATCGGTAAATTCCACTCCGTAAAAGACTTTGAGTAGAAAACAGGATAGGGCATTACCGAATTTTTGCAAAAAAGACAATGATCCATCTTCGGCGCCGCCTTGAGTTCTGGTACCCAATACAAAATCCGTTCGAGGGTCCATTACGAAAGGTTGAAATAGGGAAAAAAGATCGCCCAAATCGTCCGATCCATCTCCATCAACGAAGACCAAAAACTCGGGAGATTCAGTTAGGCTTTTTAAAAAGGAAATCCCGGATAAGCAAGCTATTCCGTAGCCTTTATTCGGTTCTCTAACTACGCAAACTTTCTGTTCTGCCGCTACTCGAGCGGTTCCATCAACGGATCCGTTATCGATTACCAATATGCGAGAAGATTCGATCCCAAGATTTTTTAATTCGACCAATACTGCAGGTAGGCTTTCTTCTTCGTTTAACGCAGGAATAATAAAATACGCCTTCTTCCAAAGATGAT
This window of the Leptospira broomii serovar Hurstbridge str. 5399 genome carries:
- a CDS encoding PAS domain S-box protein yields the protein MSLSLMRKLILLIENEEAGVPPLHDLLTQSDQDEIFSVQTVTTETAIGQIKSLNYDLLIVDYRSIFPNNLNLIEEHKVSNAATPFIIINKAIDSDAKLRSFEAGASYYIDKTNINPSFLKEAIRTCLEKKEFGNIFGEDSLKLKEIIRLNIEIATTELDTEELPDFIAEKIGRFVECDGVSVGKKEGQEFVYKGTYGKLVYPKGLRIRTERGFSGQAIGNKRILFHGQLSSLSGEVGDDYSLNGKIGSGVAIPLFFADEPVGIINVFSERHDSFERGIERSLELLSVMLGSILYKKNVEHELRSGRNMLKNALKIANLGSWEWNVIENKITWSDEVYSIFGISKNEIQISVDGFFSFVHPDDEARVRRFGEELLEYGAVTEIDHRIVRPDGEIRSVVERAELIRNSKGEPTFIIGTVQDVTEKKRSEENLRLLQIAIEKSTDIFLITESEPIADPGPKIVYVNEAFEKLTGYTREEVIGRTPKILRGPKSDLKIQAKIEESMSQWKQIREETLNHRKDGTEFWTELDMFPISDSTGRYTHWISIHRDVTERKQTEERLMQSQKMEAVGQLAGGLAHDFNNLLNVILANLDLLELKLKESPDLLKRVTSAQDAVQRGVEVNRRLLSFSRKQPINPEIADVNQLLRDFSPILEKIRTDKVGVELEISNESLICEIEKSGLENALLNLTINARDAMPEGGTIRISSGLLKNAESEGVRISGLEQADYCLVTVTDSGIGMDEPIKARIFEPFFSTKGAGKGTGLGLSMVYGFVKQSKGFVKVISVPGHGTSFLIFLPILSPDHSVPADEGAILP
- a CDS encoding EAL domain-containing response regulator codes for the protein MNNLRAKKLLILDDEEEITKILGEIAEDCGFNVALTYDAPDFLTKLDDSFDCIILDLMIPGMDGVDVIRALSEKEVDPDVVLISGADRRTLHSAQTLAGEYGLRIYSVMEKPIRIADMRSLLQDLFEKSDRVPRSKKSIIGNSRLSFKSEELYHAVQSDQFVLHYQPKIDLKTGKVEGFESLVRWSHPEFGLLYPDSFLPNMEKEAKILNLMTDKIIDIALAECAKWKSMGKELRMAVNVSPVTLTELDFPERIYAKVKESGISQSNFQMEVTETSFLENIRFTQDILTRLRIRGIGLSIDDFGTGYSSLKQLHRFPFTELKIDKSFVMDSPQDRESLFICQASIDLGHKLGMTVVAEGIETPEVEKLMKDAGCDIGQGYYYSRPIPPERIPELLENFG
- a CDS encoding glycosyltransferase family 2 protein: MSKQQIQHHLWKKAYFIIPALNEEESLPAVLVELKNLGIESSRILVIDNGSVDGTARVAAEQKVCVVREPNKGYGIACLSGISFLKSLTESPEFLVFVDGDGSDDLGDLFSLFQPFVMDPRTDFVLGTRTQGGAEDGSLSFLQKFGNALSCFLLKVFYGVEFTDLGPFRVLRWNSFLSLGQKDKTWGWNLEMQIKAVRKGFRIVEVPVRYERRKGGKSKISGTLIGSLRAGAKILWIFFYLTFLNGGNRSKKSVIIRLPKTVRKIPTKRGSTKIL